TTGTTATCAGAAGTCTTCAATACAGGGTTGATCTCGAAAAGAGAAGCATCTATTCCTGTATAAGCATTGTAAAGAGAACCAATGAATTTCACAAATTCTTTGAAAGCATTCCCTTCAAGACCTAGGTTGAAAGCAATTTTTCTAGCCTGGAATCCCTGAAGACCTAAAGCTGGATCAATGATTTCTTTGTGGATTAAGTGAGGAGTTACTTCAGCAACATGCTCAATATCCATTCCTCCTTCAGTAGAATATACGATAGTATTTTTACCTTCAGCTCTGTCTAAAAGAATAGAAACATAAAATTCTTTAGTTTCTGTCTCACCTGGATAATATACATCCTCTGCAACCAAAACAGAATTTACTTTTTTACCTTCAGCAGAAGTCTGAGGGGTAATAAGCTGCATTCCGATGATGTTCTGAGCGTTTTCTTTCAACTTGTCCATGTTTGGAGAGAACTTTACACCACCACCTTTACCACGACCACCTGCGTGAATCTGTGCTTTTACAACCCAGCCTTGAGCTCCGGTTTCAGCAGTTAGTTTTTCTGCAGCAGCAACAGCTTCGTCTACATTGTTTGCAACGAAACCACGTTGGATGGCTACTCCATACTTTGATAAAATCTCTTTTGATTGATACTCGTGAAGATTCATATTATTTTTATTATTTTATTTTAAAATTTAAAGGTTGACAAATTTACTAAAAACAGATGAAATATCAATTTTTATTTTAAAGAAAGCAATGCATTCTGAAGAAATTTAAAGGAGATAAAAATCATGTTTTTGACCTGAAAAAAGGACTATAGACAATCTATCGTTTTTTATCCTACAATTCCAAATTTTTTATTCATAAAATCAATAATTACAATTTTGTCCATGAAAAAAACGTTTCCTATAATTCCGTCAATCCCATCCTGTTTCAAAGAAAAATAATCTTCATCTGTATACCAGAATTCCCGGGTTCTGAAATATTGATTTCCAATCTGAATCTTTTTATCTGTTTCCACCGCTTTTACAACCAGTGGATTGTTGAAATTACGAATATTCAGTTCTTCTTTATACTTTGACTGGTTAATCAGGTCTGCAAAATTCTGTTTGTAGGTAACAATCGGAAATATGCTGGCTCCACTGTCATACTGAAAATTGTATATTTTATTTTCAACTTTCAAAGGAATAACCGGTTTGTTGTTTTTGATCTGCATGGTGACAAAATCAGCCTTAGATTCTAATTTCCGGCTCAATTTATTGCTTACTGTGATCTTCTTGCCAGGAAAATCAATCACAAGATATTTGTTCTGAAAAATATCAGCGCCCACTATTCCACAAACTTCTCCCTGATCAAAATTTAAAAGCCCCTGCAGCTTATAGTTCTTTATAGCATACTGATCGATACTGAAATTCTGATTTTCAACAAAAAATACCGGATGTCCGGCTGCATCGGATGTGGGATCTATTTTTTTAGTTTTCAAAAGCTCTGTATTTTCAAAGCATTTATCATAGATCAGCGTATAATTGGCTCCCAGATCGAAGTGGAAAGGATAGGTTTTATTTTCGATGGTAAAAGGAACACTCATCGCAATATGATCAATTAATTTGTTTCCGATAGAGTCTTTTTCCCATTTGAAATGGATGGTCTGTGCATTGACTGCTGCGGACAGAGCAAGAAATACTGATGAAATAATGGTTTTTAGTTTCATATGTGATTCAAATATATTTAAGAAATCATAGTTAATTTTCAAATATGCAACTATTTATAAAGTCAGCAAAGCTTTGGCAGAGTTTTAACTGATTATTAACCTAGTGATACAAAAAAAGCTCTCCGGTTAAGGAAGGCTTTGTGATATTCATAAGATTATTTATTTTATTCCTCAGTCTGTTTTTCCGACTGTGAACCGATAAACGGAATTCTTGGAGCCAGAAAATATCCGGTTAGACTCGCAAAAAGAATCGGTACAAAATAGGTAAACCCGGTAAGTGTTCCCAGAATAATGGTGGTACTCATCGGTGTACGGGTAACACAAGCATTGATGGCAGCCATACAGCTCACAATCGCTAAAGTAGTATCTACATTCGGGAACAGATTGTGAATAATTAATCCTAATGTTGTTCCTACAAAGAACAGCGGAATAATAAAGCCTCCTCTCCATCCTGAGGTTACCGTTATGGCAATCGCCAATATTTTAAAAACTAAAATAATGATCAGAAAGTTCAACGCAAAATTTCCGTTGATCAGTTGATTAATTTCGTTGTGTCCAAAATATCTTGTAAGGGGAAAATAGTAAGCAATAATTCCTAAAATAATTCCTCCTGTTAATGTTTTAATAAAGATTGGAAATTTTCTGTACTCAAAAACTTTTTTGAAAAATTTCACCACAAAAATAAAGATCCATCCAAAGGCTGTGGCCACTACTCCGAATAAGGAAGCATACAAAAAATCATACACTCCGGTATAGTGATAAGCCTTCAGATTCCAGGTTGCCCCGATTCCCAGATGAATAATCAGAGTAAACATCAGATAACTGAAGCAGCTTGCTACCAATGCAGGGATAATCGCTTTGTAATATTCCACTGCATGTTTATGATGCAGAATTTCAAGGGAAAAAAGACTTCCTCCAAGCGGTGCTCCAAACAGGGCTGTAAATCCGGAAGCCATCCCGGCAATACTCAAAGAACGCAGCTCTTCCCCTTTTAATCTGAAAATTTTCCCAAGCCATGTTCCGGTAGAACCGGTAACCTGCACCAAAGGAGCTTCCGGTCCCAGACTTCCTCCTGATGCTACACAAAAAAGCGAGGAAAGAATCATTGACGGATTGTTCTTCGGATCTAATTTTCCTTTATTGAATCTGATGTTATTAACAATCAGGTGAATTTCTCCCGGATCGCCGATAAAATGAATAACCAGCCCGGCCAGAAGACCACAGATCGCCATAGTGGGAATCACCATCCATCCTTGGAATTCAGCCAGAAATTCGGTAAAGTGCTCTAAAACGATCCAGTAAAGTCCGGCTATAATGCCGCCTACCAAACCTGTAAAAGCCCACATAAAAAAAGTACGGCTAAATACAAAAGGATTGAATCTTATAGGCTGATCCAGAAGATTGAATGTCTGTATTAGACGTCTTCTTCTATTGATCTTCATTTCTAGATTTTATTTTTGGCGAAATAAAAAATCAGCATTCCCCAGCTTAAGATCATCAACAGGCCTCCAAGTGGGGTAATTGGACCTAAGAATTTCAGATTTGCTCCTAAATAATCCTGTAAACTCAGGAAATAGATGCTTACTGAAAATAAAAATGTTCCTGCAATCATCAGGATGGAGGTCCATTTTTCGGAAGAGGTTTCAAACTTCAGGATATATCCGATGATCAGTAAGAAGAACGCCGCATACATCTGGTATCTTACTCCGGTTTCAAAACTTTCCAGTCTTTCCACAGATAATATTTTCTTTAAGGCATGTGCTCCAAATGCTCCCAGGATCACTGAAAGCATTCCATAGACTGCTCCAAAAACTAAAGTAACTGTTTTCATTTTATAATTCTTCTAATTCTAGGGTTAAATATTTTTTTGTTTTATAATCCTGCCAGGTTCCGGAGATTTTATTTCCTTTTATATCTGCTTCTACGAAACCTTTCAGCATCCATTGCCTTGTCTCTTCACTATAATAATCACTTTCTGTAAGCGAAAGATGGCTGCCTTTCAGCTTTCCGTGCCATTCGATCAGTTTTTTATTTTTATCATACCAATATACCGCGGCAACGGAATTATCATCCTTATCGCCATAAACCTCTTTAATTAAAACAGTTATCGGATATTTCCCGTCAATTTTTCCTTTATACAGCTTATTGAGCAGGCTTGTTTTTTCCACCAGATCAGATCCGTTGAGTAAATTCTTGGCATAAGGGCTCAAATACTTGTCCAGATCTTTGTACGAAAACTCCACCACGTGTTCAGCCAGTTCATCCAGTGCCCTCATCGCATGATTGGAACATCTTTCTGTAATAAATTTTATCTTGTCTGTTTTGAAATAATATCCAATACTTACTAATGTATAGTTTGTATAACATTCTTCATACATTCCAATCTGGCTCAGAATTTCTTCAGTCTGCTTAGGCTCGGCTTTCAACCGGACAATAAAATCATTAATTTCCTTTTTTACTCTTTTCTGAATTAAACTTTCTATTGTTTTAACAGCCTCTGGTCTGAACAGATCCTTGGCATTGATGAGATTCCCTGTCCGCAGATCAAAATTTTTCCAGAGAAAAAAACTTTCCGGGTAAGCCCCTGAACTTTCACCATCCATAGCGATACTCAGGATATTCTTCGGCGTATCCATTTTTTCCCAGCTGTAAAAATGAACATAGTTGGCGCCTT
This region of Chryseobacterium vaccae genomic DNA includes:
- the sucC gene encoding ADP-forming succinate--CoA ligase subunit beta — its product is MNLHEYQSKEILSKYGVAIQRGFVANNVDEAVAAAEKLTAETGAQGWVVKAQIHAGGRGKGGGVKFSPNMDKLKENAQNIIGMQLITPQTSAEGKKVNSVLVAEDVYYPGETETKEFYVSILLDRAEGKNTIVYSTEGGMDIEHVAEVTPHLIHKEIIDPALGLQGFQARKIAFNLGLEGNAFKEFVKFIGSLYNAYTGIDASLFEINPVLKTSDNKIIAVDAKVTLDDNSLFRHKDLAELRDTREEDPMDVEAGEAGLNFVKLDGNVACMVNGAGLAMATMDIIKLSGGNPANFLDVGGTADAQRVQTAFGIILRDPNVKAILINIFGGIVRCDRVAQGVVDAYKAMGSLPVPLIVRLQGTNAVEAKKLIDESGLPVHSAITLEEAANKVKEVLA
- a CDS encoding chloride channel protein; this translates as MKINRRRRLIQTFNLLDQPIRFNPFVFSRTFFMWAFTGLVGGIIAGLYWIVLEHFTEFLAEFQGWMVIPTMAICGLLAGLVIHFIGDPGEIHLIVNNIRFNKGKLDPKNNPSMILSSLFCVASGGSLGPEAPLVQVTGSTGTWLGKIFRLKGEELRSLSIAGMASGFTALFGAPLGGSLFSLEILHHKHAVEYYKAIIPALVASCFSYLMFTLIIHLGIGATWNLKAYHYTGVYDFLYASLFGVVATAFGWIFIFVVKFFKKVFEYRKFPIFIKTLTGGIILGIIAYYFPLTRYFGHNEINQLINGNFALNFLIIILVFKILAIAITVTSGWRGGFIIPLFFVGTTLGLIIHNLFPNVDTTLAIVSCMAAINACVTRTPMSTTIILGTLTGFTYFVPILFASLTGYFLAPRIPFIGSQSEKQTEE
- a CDS encoding DUF423 domain-containing protein yields the protein MKTVTLVFGAVYGMLSVILGAFGAHALKKILSVERLESFETGVRYQMYAAFFLLIIGYILKFETSSEKWTSILMIAGTFLFSVSIYFLSLQDYLGANLKFLGPITPLGGLLMILSWGMLIFYFAKNKI